The Chroicocephalus ridibundus chromosome 4, bChrRid1.1, whole genome shotgun sequence genome contains the following window.
CTGGTGACTCATGGGTGGACTCTTGCTTTGCATGCACCAATGGTTCACTTAGTTTCCTAGATCctactgctgctgcttcacagtCCCTGGTGACTGCGCTGATGTAGAGCCACCCTCCTGCCTGAACCTGTCGCCAGGCCTGGAGCAGCCACCGGCATGCTGCGGTCATAGTGAGCAGCTAACTGACTCCTCTCAAATTCGGCTCCTGTCCTGTAGTAAACAGGCTCTTGTAACAGCTGTGCCTGGCCAGTGGGGTGTGAAAATATTACCTTGGTGCATTGGTGTTTCTGGCGTTCATGAACCTAATTACAAACATACAGAGAGGAGTATGGTTCTTAAAGCTCCATTTCTGACACATACAGAAAGCTTTGCCATGAAAGATACAGTAAAAGCATACATGGATGTTGCTGACTCCTGTATGTTACAGCTTTGGCTGGCTGACTGTCACAGGGATATAGCAGAGAAAAAGTGATTTGTAGACAACAGTAATTGCTAGTCAACAGGAGGGACTAGTGTCTGTGCAGAATTCGTAGCAAAACGTAAATGCCGTCATCTCTTACATAGAAACAAGTGAAAAGACTCCCTGTCTTTTTTTACTTTACCCCACCAATATTAGTATATTCAAGTGTTAGATTAAcagtagggtttgttttttttttaattttttaccacAGATGTCAGTCATCAGGTTATCTGTAATTCTTACCTGGTCTACTTCTGTGCGTATACTTTCTAATAAGGCTTTTAACTGCATGTTTGTCCCtctgtgtctttatttttcatctcttaacAACAGAACAGTTTTTCTGTTTCGTTCTTACGATACGTTTGATCCTTTTAGCTGAGGACTGCTTTCTTACTCAATCCCTGGAAAGAAACTTGCTCCAAGTGGTCATCTACAAGAGCTTGGCATCTTAGGCCACGCACCCCATCAGCTAACTTCTGCAGACTGTGCCTTTACATGTGTTACTGAGACCTGATGGTTTCCACAAGGCGGCCTTTTAGCTTGGCTGACTGGTTGTGTAAATTGCATTCTCTAGAGTTGGTAAAGCCATTGCCATCCTGTACAGTTTCAGCAACTTTGACTAACACAACTAGTCTTGGACTGTGGCCTAGCGTTCAGGTAGAGGCGGGATAAGTTTTTCAGGCtgtaactgtttttcttcagagaagtCATTTGTTGCATTGCTATGCTGAACAGTTGTATTGCGCAGAGTTGCAGGAAATgcataggaaaaagaaaagagtgagtGGGAAAGGATTTCCATCTGTCTTacgttggttttgtttgtttttaaatgtcagatgCTTTCTTTACCTGTCGAAAGAATGTGCTTCTGGCGAAGAGCACGTCCACCCAGATAGAAGGCGTCTTTGCTGCAACCAGAGGAAGGTCGGTCCCAGAAGAGCAAGAAGCCCTTCTCCAGCAGTggctggaggaaggagcagggaatTTGCCAGACAGCGAGAGTGTTCCAACAGTGGGGAAAGTATCCGTTACACTTACTAGTGACTGGTTAGAAGGTTCAGAGCTATTGATGACTAGCCTCAGTGACCTGAGTTCGGCTCCAGAAGTCACCCGGTGTGCTGGTCAGCAGCTCACAGAGCTACACGCCTTGGCTTCTTCAGAACCACAAGATCATGCAGTGACTGAACTGGCAAAATTACCAGTAGAGGAAACAGTGGCTGTAGCAGGCAGTGCCCCTTGGGCAGCTGTGGTGCCACAGACAGATCACCAGATAGCTGGCTGTGCTGCTATCGATTTAGGAGTGCAGAACGAAGACCCAGCTGTGGTGGCCTGGAGTTTAGCCTGTGATGCAGAAGCAGTGCCAACGGAACCCCCAGCCTGGCCCGTTCAGGATGCGGTACAATTTTGTCCTCTCCCAGCAGAGGTACCCTACCATGGTCAGTAGTAATAGCTCCGAATCTAATGGTCGGGTTGGGATTTCCATTTGTAGTGAATGTGGTCAGGTTATTGTGTCTGGGCTTGCTGTCAGTAAGACAGTGATTGTATCTGTCCATGCAGAATAGACAGGATCTGTCAGTGAAAACTATAAAGTGATCTTTTGCTGAGGGAGGGCTGGTTACAGCTAGTAGTCTCTGCGCTATTAGACCATCTGGTGTGAACATCAATATACGTGCATTTCCCAGGAACTGTGCCGAAGTGCTAGCTTGATAATGTGAAAAGCACCCAAAAGCTGGTCAAGTGTTTCAGTATGCTTGACTCTGGTTTTCGGTTATGCCATCCCCACTAACAACTATCCAAAGGCATCCgaaaaaaacacctgaaaaccAGAGTGGGGGAGGGTTTGCTCAGAGACTAGAACACCCTAGCTtagagccggcaatgtgcgctcacagcccagaaagtcagttgtttcctgggctgcatcaaaagaagtgtggccaacaggttgtgggaggtgattctgcccctctactcctcccTTTACCCAGGTGGGGTGAGACCCCAccgggagtactgtgtccagctctggagccctatGCacaggagggccatgaagatgatcagagggctggagcacctctcctttgaggacaggctgagagagttggggttgttcagcctcgagaagagaaggctctggggagaccttatagcagccttccagtacctaaagggggcctacaggaaggatggggagggactctttatcagggagtgtagcgataggatgaggggtaacggttttaaactggaagaggggaaatttagattagacattaggaagaaattctttactgtcggggtggtgagacactggaacaggttgcccagagaaatcgtggatgcctcatccctggaagtgttcaaggccaggctggatggggctttgagcagcctggtctagtgggaggtgtccctgcccatggcagggggcttggaactagatggtcttgaaggtcctttccaacccaaaccattcaacgATTCTGTGAATGAAAATGGCTATTTTCTGGGACCCAGGGGAACAAAAGCATCAGCAGGGTAACCTTTATGGCTGTaacttggctttttattttttgcatatagAGGTCTTCTGGAGAGACTGGGAGGATCTTTCTGTCCAGCCCTGTATGCTAGAGCAGGTCTCGAAAAACACTCCTCTCTTTGAATTTCGAGTCATGTCTTACAACATCCTTGCCCAGGACCTGGTGGAGCAGGGCCTTGATCTCTATCTGCACTGTCATCCAGACATCCTGAACTGGAACTACCGCCTTCCAAACCTTTTGCAGGAGATCCAGCACTGGGATCCTGATGTGAGTATGACTGAGCCCTTCCCACATCAGTGTCACCGGAATTTGAATTCCTTGTTTGATCTAacgacatttaaaaaaaaaatagttggggAAAGTCCTAGAAATATACTACCTGTTTGGTAACTGAACACTGATTCCTCTGAGAGTGTTTGAGGCCTTGTGCATACATATGTTTTTTGGTGTCTATCTTGCTTTGATTGTGTTACTGTAGAAACTAGTTATACTTTGATAGCAGGGCTTAGCTTCTTTAAACAGCAGAAGTAGAGGAAGAAGAGATAATGTGTGTTTGAGGAGGAAAGGACCGGGTTTATAAGGCAGCACAGGAAGGGAAACCTGCATAGTAGAGGACTTAATGACTTTCTCTGTTCCTTGAGTCCTCTTTGTATGATGAAGAGTCTTCTGCCTCACCACTGTAACAATGAATGATAAGCTAATGTGACCCAGAAAGTTACTGCTCCCTATCTGGAAAGTACAGGACAGAGTTGCAGTGATGATCTTTCTGCTTGCAGGGTTGGTACATGAGTGCATTTTTCcgatttcttcctttcccaaaaCAAGGTAACTAGCAAATACTGGTGGAGCGAGTGAGGTCTCTGCCTTCCTTCCAGGTTCTGTGTCTCCAGGAGGTGCAAGAGAACCATTACTGGGAGCAGCTGGAACCAACGTTCAAGGAGATGGGTATGTCCTGCTTTTGTGTGTGTACCTCCAGCTCATGGGACTGGCCAAGCAGTGCTTCCTGCTTAACATCTTCAAAACACTCGGTCTTGAGAGATCTCTTCCTGTTTGTCGGGTGGCTGCTGGCCCTACTTCTGAAGCATCTGCCTAGACCTTTACCCTTTCCTTTGTAAGTGATCTCTCTCAGAGTTCACAGATCAGAATAACAAAACTCAGAGGGTCCTAGAAGGACAAGGAGAGAGCAAATACCCTCAGTGATAAATGATAAACTGTGATTATTGGAACAGAATTGGGTATAATGCTGTACCCAAATGTAGTAGGAACATCTTCTGCTACACAGACTTGCTGAACTCCCCAGCTGATGAGGAGAGCCTGAGGTAGTGACTGGATAAACCTTTTCATAGGTGATGGTTTCTTTTCAGGCTTTGCGTGCTTCTATAAACGGAGAACTGGGACGAAGACAGATGGCTGTGCAGTGTGCTATAAGCACAGCAGGTTCCAGCTGATCACCCTCAGCCCTGTAGAATACTTCCGGCCTGGCCTGGATGTCCTCAATCGGGATAATGTAGGCTTGGTGCTACTGCTACAGCCTCTGCTTCCAGAGGGCCTGGATCGGAAGGCAGTCAGTCCTCTGTGTGTGGCCAACACTCATGTCTTGTTCAATCCCCGGCGGGGAGATATCAAACTGGCCCAGATGGCCTTGCTCCTAGCAGAGATCGACAAGATTGCAAAAACTACTAAAGGCAGCTACTATCCTATCATCTTGTGTGGAGACCTGAACTCTGTACCTGATTCTCCTCTCTACAAATTCATCCGGAATGGTGAACTTTCCTACCATGGGATGCCAGCCTGGAAGGTAGGTGCCAGCCAGAACTGGGATTGGGTAGCTCTTTGTTGCGTGCTGCTAGAGAAATGCATGGCTGCATTCTTTTTTCTTGTGAGGAAATAGTCTGAATACGGAATTCAGTTATTCATCAGTCTTCCCCAATGCCTCCAGCACTGCTGAGGAAAGATGCGGACAAATGTGTGCATGTTGTTTCCACCACTGCTCTTTTGGTTTCTCTCGAGGCAGACCAGTGATAATAGACCACTTAATTTCAGGTCCTGGTTCTCCCTTGCTATgggatttttgtgcctgggtgactgGAAGTATAAGGGAGTACAGCTCCACCAAGAGTTACTGAAATTTTATGTGGATGTTTGATCTGAAAACAGTTTGAAATGGGCATCTGTGCTAGAGTCTCTTGTGGTTACCTGTTACTGTGTGTCCGTGATCAAATACATCATTGGCTTTCAAGCTAAATCATAAGTTCAATAATAGATACCTGCAAAGTATCTTGTTAGGTGACTTCTAGCTAATTGTATCTGTCCCCCCACAGCTGAAGGTTTATTATATCTGCGCCTTATTCTGAATACCTTAGTTCATGCCTTTCTGTGAGGGCATTCTCCTGTCTTGCTACTAGAGATCTTTCCTCTGATCATTCTGATCAGAGGGTGATGCTGatctttcctctcctgtttctgGCCTCCTTGCAGGTGTCTGGTCAGGAAGACTTTTCCCAACAGTTGTATTCACGGAAACTGCTGGCCCCACTGTGGCCAAGCTCACTGGGTGTAACGGACAACTGCCAGTATATCACCCTGTGCCAGCCAAAAAAACCAGGTGAGCTCCAGTGTGCACAGAGAACATGGGTTTGCTGAGGATGGACAGTTTGTGGGCCTTGCTGTCTCCCTGAGTAGCTTGGGCATGTGTTGCGTGAGGCACTCAGCAAAGATTCTCTTCTATCCATTTCCTTGGtatatgaattaattttatttttcctggagtCTATTGCTATAGCCTAATTTCTACGATTTTCTTTCTCTAGTCAGGAGTGGAATGTTCTCATACCAGTAACCATTGCTCTATGTATCTCTTTCATATTCCCAGACTTAGGCTTTTCTGCAGTTGTAAACCACGTTCAGCAGCCACAGCTTTCAGCAGCAGGTGTTTGTGGGAATGGTTTTGAGCAGTATTTGCACACCACTGTTAGTAAATCATTCCTCAGAGCCCAGTTACAATCATGACTGTTCTCTACTGTCCttggagaggatttttttttaaaaaaagaagcacacaCTAAATAGCTTTTGTTGGAATCTTGAATGTGGAACTTGCATTTAACCTGATAtccagaataattttttctttttcggCAGACATTTCTTTGAGTTGCACACTAACTGATCTGCTTAAAAGTCCCTTGAAATTGTGATGTCTCAGAGGTCACATTCTTCATTTGTTTCATCAAGGTGCTGACTGTGACTGTTGCATTAGCTAAAGGGATGGCAATAACTGTGCTCTGTTCTTCTACATTTACACGTGTGTTCTGTTCTACATTTAGGTTTTTAAGTGATTCCCATTCTCATGATATCAGAGTGCTTGGGCACAAAAACCTGTCTCAAATTAGAGCTAAGAGGTCTAAGGGTCTAAAGAGTATGCAGATGTTCCCTGTAGATGGGACTTTGTGgcagttattttcttcttttaacttgtatttttcaCTGCAGGCAGACGTAAGTACAGCCGGGACTTCCTGCTCCAGTTTCGTTTTTGCGATGTTGCCTGTGAGCGACCACCGCAGCTGGTCCTCTTGGAAGGTGTGACAGATGCTAAACCAGGTATTAATGGGAGATTTTTCAGCTTGGTACTCTCCTAGCTTGATTTTGATGAAAATGTGAGGTGGAGTTAATGCCTGCTgagagaaggggaaggcagaagggTGCCTTCTGTGGCTGTGTGATTACTAATGGGTTCCATGAGCGCTCAGAGGAGTACAGTCTTACCACCCTCATACACACTGACTGTGTTCCTCGAGGAACTTCTTATAaagtgaaatatatatatataattcttttttttctgcttcaagaTTTTTGGTGGGGGAGAGCAAACCTGAAGACTATAATGTCACAATGCCACAACATAGATGTCTCTGGATGCCAGTACGCGGTAGACGCTGCCTCATGCCTAGGCCTTGTGGCATGGCTGGTTCTGCTCTCTCCATTTCTGTTCTGCCTTTCTAGACAGCCTTTGAGTAAGCTGTAGGCTAAGGCAAATAAACTTTCTTTGCGAGCAAAGGTTAAAGTACCCCAAGCTTTGACAATACTAAATGCTTTAAGACCATGTCCTTAGCAGGACAGAATATGACTTCTCAGTTGTTTGCACTGATCTGCTCTCAGGATGTTCCTGTTAGTCTTAGAGCTGGGGTtttctctgaatgtttttctttaaggTGCCTGTGACTGGAAGTTATCTGCTCTTCTTGGGCAAAAAGATTTGTTTGATGTCAGGAGAAGCTTCGTAGACTTGGGAtaagcaacctgttccaggaTCTATGTAGGTCTGGCTGGAATCTCTTTGCTCCTTTGCAGACTGCCCTGCACACTGGCCGAAGCCTGCTGCTGTGGTGAAAGACCCTGATCCCCAGCCATTTGTCCCAAGGTAATTTGGTGCACCTTCAATGGCCCCACTCTTCAAGCCTGGACTCGTTTTCCTGAGTACTGAAATTCTGGCTGAAGTaaagactgaaataaatgtgAGGGTGGAAGAGAGTAAGGAGGGGTCTCTGGAAGAGACAGATTCACCAAGGGTTGTTGCAGCAGCTGGGTGCTGTTCTGTCAGTTGTGTTGGTGAGGTTGAGAATGAAGGGCATAGGCAGGACTGGGTATTAGAGACAAAGTTCATAGTCCACTTTGCCTTTGGTGTAAGTGGAGTGAGTAATTCTGAAAGACTGTCTTTTGTGTGTTCACAAAGTAGGAATAGTTTGGACAGTTGCATCAGCGAGAAAACATCCAACTTGAGCTGCGACTGCAGTACTGAACACTGCATCATCCTCTTTACTTCCTTGGTAAACACTGGCTGTTCATGTGCAGGTCTTCAGGCGTTATCCAGCATGGCCTCAACCTGACCTCTGTCTACAGCCACTTCCTGCCACAGAGGGGACGCCCAGAGGTCACAACGATGCCCATGGGGCTTGGAGCCACTGTGGATTATATCTTCTACTCAGCAGAGCCGGTGCAGAATGGGAACAAGGGGGGTGAGTATGGCAATGTGGGGCTTATCCCTGTGATGTTGGCAGAGGGCTGTGAGGCGTGCCAGAATGCATCTGGGTGTTGGGCAGTGCATTTTGTTAAGCTGGAGCGGATCTACGGGGTGTGACTTCGAAATGATGCACAAAGTATAAGCAAAATTTGCTTGGGTAACATGAGAAGACACTGTTTATCTTTGCTTTGGAACAACTGGAGCCGCTTAGCTTAGGTTCATGTAGACTTTTGAGGAAGCTACAACAGAATGGATTCTGTTCTTTTGTGTAAGTATCTTGTGCTTCTGATAACAGGCAGTGCTGGGGGTCCTAAGTTCAAGGCTTGGACTTCTGATCTGAGTGAGATCACACACTGGCCTTAGAAGGTGGTGGCTCTAGTTACCTGACAATGGCACCACCTCTCTGCTACCTGAAACAGGAGTTGTGTTGATTAAAGACTGCATGTAAATGCATCCAGGCACTGTCTCTGAGCTGGTTCGGATCATGTCAGAATCAACTCTGGGGAGGAGGTTATGAATGAAGAGATGAACTCCTCAGGGAAGAATCTGAAGTTATTGCTAGGACTTAGTACCGTGAAAGGAACTTCGAATGTAAGCAACTGCCTGGTGAATTTAGTATATACTTGATTCCTGGACCTGCAAGTTTATGAAACCAGTGAACAGCAGTATTATAGGATGCTCACTGCTTTCACATCTAGTCTCAAAGGTGCATGCAGCGTTTGCGCAGGCTGTCTTTGTTCATCAGGGGAAGAGTAGGAAGGTATTGATGAGCCATCCCTCTGTGAGTGTATAGACTTAACCTACAGCACCGGTCTCTGGCTgatgtttatttccattttccttgtcAGGTCGAAGGCTGTACCAGGATGGAGCCCTGAAGCTGCTTGGCcgcctttcccttctctctgaagACGTTCTGTTGCTGGCAAATGGCTTACCAAATCATTTTTGTTCATCTGATCATCTCTGCCTGCTGGCTAGCTTTGGCTTGGAGATCTCCAGCCTCAGAGAGGGTTAGTGTTGGTTCCCTTTCCCTAAAGAAAAGCGTTTCTAAATACAGCAGTTGAGGCTCTGGATTTCACAATTTGCTTGCAAGAAAACTCTTTTCCTTGTCAAGCCCTCAAAGTCCCGGTCTTCCCTCACGCCCTTACAAAAATTAGGGATAGGAGACTTGGAGTTCTTTATGCATTGGTATTTTGTTGGTCTCTGCAAACCTGGGCTGTGTTCCCAGTGGGCTTCCAGTTGTATTCAGGTATTACCATCTCTTAAAGGGTTTCGTGTTCCACTGCTTTGTTTAGCAGATGTTTCAGTGCTGCAGGAACCAGCCTAACTCCTATGTTTATTTGATCCTGTGTGAGATCTTCaaggagctgggaaaaaaaggggcaacACTGCCTACTTGTGGTTAGTTAATCGCTACCAAGCAGTGGGGCATGCATACGCCAATATTCTTTCACACCAAAACAATGgttcttttaatttctcaatGATAGTTAATGAAGTATGGTCCTTCCAGGACTAGTTGTTTTGTTGCCTTTGAGAGTGGTGACTCTGCTAACTGCTTGGAAATGGCTTTTACTTAATAATGTTTAAGGGCTGCCTTGCTGGCAGAAGGGTTTGTGTAGTTGAACAGTTTCTACAAGAAGCTGCCTGCTGTGACTAATGGGCCAGGGAATGGGATTGCTAGGAATGGAGTCGGGGGTTCTAGAGCCACCCGCAGGAGCACCACAATAGCAAAAGCCTAGAGGCCTTGGGGAAGgcttccttcctttttaacaGTCTCAGAATGATATCTAGCTTGGCACTTGTTGGAAAAATATTTACGATCCTCCCAGTGAATATCAGGTGGAAAAAATTGTCCTGTAATCCACGACAACCCCAGGAGGCTATAGCTGTGGGAGGTCCCAAAATAGACATGAAAGTGGAAAGCATGTGAAATGCAGCAGAGCCATCAGATGGAAGAGCTGATAACTTGTCACTTGCCCTACTCTTTCTCTGTGCCCTCCCTATTCCATTCAATCTGCCAGAGGTCAGATAGCCAACCAGAAGCATCCTCCTGCGCCAGAATTAAGTTCATGCTACTGCCGCCCTCTGGAGCCAGCCACATTTAGGTGGGTAGAACCTATAGGACTGACTCCTGTCTCTTGACAGGCATTGGGTGGGAGGGGAAAGCCGTGTAACTTGGAGCCAGATTGTCAGACACTTGGATCCCAGTGTACCTTTGGTGTCCTATCAGTGTACTTTTGTCAGC
Protein-coding sequences here:
- the ANGEL1 gene encoding protein angel homolog 1 isoform X1, which produces MIGTVLCYVLLPAARLLRALRDAFFTCRKNVLLAKSTSTQIEGVFAATRGRSVPEEQEALLQQWLEEGAGNLPDSESVPTVGKVSVTLTSDWLEGSELLMTSLSDLSSAPEVTRCAGQQLTELHALASSEPQDHAVTELAKLPVEETVAVAGSAPWAAVVPQTDHQIAGCAAIDLGVQNEDPAVVAWSLACDAEAVPTEPPAWPVQDAVQFCPLPAEVPYHEVFWRDWEDLSVQPCMLEQVSKNTPLFEFRVMSYNILAQDLVEQGLDLYLHCHPDILNWNYRLPNLLQEIQHWDPDVLCLQEVQENHYWEQLEPTFKEMGFACFYKRRTGTKTDGCAVCYKHSRFQLITLSPVEYFRPGLDVLNRDNVGLVLLLQPLLPEGLDRKAVSPLCVANTHVLFNPRRGDIKLAQMALLLAEIDKIAKTTKGSYYPIILCGDLNSVPDSPLYKFIRNGELSYHGMPAWKVSGQEDFSQQLYSRKLLAPLWPSSLGVTDNCQYITLCQPKKPGRRKYSRDFLLQFRFCDVACERPPQLVLLEGVTDAKPDCPAHWPKPAAVVKDPDPQPFVPRSSGVIQHGLNLTSVYSHFLPQRGRPEVTTMPMGLGATVDYIFYSAEPVQNGNKGGRRLYQDGALKLLGRLSLLSEDVLLLANGLPNHFCSSDHLCLLASFGLEISSLREEFAAARPGTRLEITASDPTPATSSASVH
- the ANGEL1 gene encoding protein angel homolog 1 isoform X2 produces the protein MIGTVLCYVLLPAARLLRALRDAFFTCRKNVLLAKSTSTQIEGVFAATRGRSVPEEQEALLQQWLEEGAGNLPDSESVPTVGKVSVTLTSDWLEGSELLMTSLSDLSSAPEVTRCAGQQLTELHALASSEPQDHAVTELAKLPVEETVAVAGSAPWAAVVPQTDHQIAGCAAIDLGVQNEDPAVVAWSLACDAEAVPTEPPAWPVQDAVQFCPLPAEVPYHEVFWRDWEDLSVQPCMLEQVSKNTPLFEFRVMSYNILAQDLVEQGLDLYLHCHPDILNWNYRLPNLLQEIQHWDPDVLCLQEVQENHYWEQLEPTFKEMGFACFYKRRTGTKTDGCAVCYKHSRFQLITLSPVEYFRPGLDVLNRDNVGLVLLLQPLLPEGLDRKAVSPLCVANTHVLFNPRRGDIKLAQMALLLAEIDKIAKTTKGSYYPIILCGDLNSVPDSPLYKFIRNGELSYHGMPAWKVSGQEDFSQQLYSRKLLAPLWPSSLGVTDNCQYITLCQPKKPGRRKYSRDFLLQFRFCDVACERPPQLVLLEGVTDAKPDCPAHWPKPAAVVKDPDPQPFVPRSSGVIQHGLNLTSVYSHFLPQRGRPEVTTMPMGLGATVDYIFYSAEPVQNGNKGGRRLYQDGALKLLGRLSLLSEDVLLLANGLPNHFCSSDHLCLLASFGLEISSLREGDNCSPVSS
- the ANGEL1 gene encoding protein angel homolog 1 isoform X3, which translates into the protein MIGTVLCYVLLPAARLLRALRDAFFTCRKNVLLAKSTSTQIEGVFAATRGRSVPEEQEALLQQWLEEGAGNLPDSESVPTVGKVSVTLTSDWLEGSELLMTSLSDLSSAPEVTRCAGQQLTELHALASSEPQDHAVTELAKLPVEETVAVAGSAPWAAVVPQTDHQIAGCAAIDLGVQNEDPAVVAWSLACDAEAVPTEPPAWPVQDAVQFCPLPAEVPYHEVFWRDWEDLSVQPCMLEQVSKNTPLFEFRVMSYNILAQDLVEQGLDLYLHCHPDILNWNYRLPNLLQEIQHWDPDVLCLQEVQENHYWEQLEPTFKEMGFACFYKRRTGTKTDGCAVCYKHSRFQLITLSPVEYFRPGLDVLNRDNVGLVLLLQPLLPEGLDRKAVSPLCVANTHVLFNPRRGDIKLAQMALLLAEIDKIAKTTKGSYYPIILCGDLNSVPDSPLYKFIRNGELSYHGMPAWKVSGQEDFSQQLYSRKLLAPLWPSSLGVTDNCQYITLCQPKKPGRRKYSRDFLLQFRFCDVACERPPQLVLLEGVTDAKPDCPAHWPKPAAVVKDPDPQPFVPRSSGVIQHGLNLTSVYSHFLPQRGRPEVTTMPMGLGATVDYIFYSAEPVQNGNKGGRRLYQDGALKLLGRLSLLSEDVLLLANGLPNHFCSSDHLCLLASFGLEISSLREA
- the ANGEL1 gene encoding protein angel homolog 1 isoform X4, whose product is MTSLSDLSSAPEVTRCAGQQLTELHALASSEPQDHAVTELAKLPVEETVAVAGSAPWAAVVPQTDHQIAGCAAIDLGVQNEDPAVVAWSLACDAEAVPTEPPAWPVQDAVQFCPLPAEVPYHEVFWRDWEDLSVQPCMLEQVSKNTPLFEFRVMSYNILAQDLVEQGLDLYLHCHPDILNWNYRLPNLLQEIQHWDPDVLCLQEVQENHYWEQLEPTFKEMGFACFYKRRTGTKTDGCAVCYKHSRFQLITLSPVEYFRPGLDVLNRDNVGLVLLLQPLLPEGLDRKAVSPLCVANTHVLFNPRRGDIKLAQMALLLAEIDKIAKTTKGSYYPIILCGDLNSVPDSPLYKFIRNGELSYHGMPAWKVSGQEDFSQQLYSRKLLAPLWPSSLGVTDNCQYITLCQPKKPGRRKYSRDFLLQFRFCDVACERPPQLVLLEGVTDAKPDCPAHWPKPAAVVKDPDPQPFVPRSSGVIQHGLNLTSVYSHFLPQRGRPEVTTMPMGLGATVDYIFYSAEPVQNGNKGGRRLYQDGALKLLGRLSLLSEDVLLLANGLPNHFCSSDHLCLLASFGLEISSLREEFAAARPGTRLEITASDPTPATSSASVH